The genome window CAGCGACCGCACCAGATGTGGCTGCTCGACGGCAACCATCATCGCGGAAATGGCGCCCTGTGCCGCCGCAACCAGGTGACCGCCATCCCCGAGCGCCTCCGCCACGATGCTTTGGTCAGCACCGAAGTCCGTGGCGAGCGGTTCGGCAACAGAGTCGAAGCCGTGGCGGCGCACGAAAAGGCAGTCGAACTCCAGCGCCATACCGTGCTGCCGCGGCCAGGCGGCAGCCCCAAAGGCATCGGCTCCATGCACGAAGACAACGCGCTCACTTCTCATGAGATCAACCTAGGGGCAGCCACAGACAGTGCAGCCAGCGACTGAGCAGCCACAGATAGTGCAGTCAGCGACAGGCAACCAATGGCAGTCCCGCCATGACAGGGCGGCCCCTGACGGAGCAGCCGCAAAGCGCCAGTTACTTGCCGAGGAACTTGTCAAACCCCTTCGGGAGATTCAGCGACGACGGGTCGAAGTCGTTCTGCTGCCCGAAAGCCGCTCCCGTGGGGACAGAGGCACGCTGAGCGTTCCTACGTGCCTCCGCGGCAGCGGCTTCCTGTGCCGCCTTCGCAGGATTGCCCGAGCGGGGCTTCTTCTTGCCCTTGGCCGCCGCAGCCTTACCTTTGCGTGCTCCACCAGAGAAACCCCCGGGGCCGGGCATTCCGGGCATACCGGGGATGCCACCGCCTGCAGCCATCTTCCGCATCATCTTCTGCGCCTGGCCGAACCGCTCAAGCAGGCCGTTGACCTCGGACACGTGGACACCCGAACCACGGGCAATCCGCGCCCGGCGCGAGCCGTTGATGATCTTCGGCGCAACCCGCTCATGCGGTGTCATGGACCGGACGATTGCTTCCACCCGGTCGATCTCCCGCTCGTCGAAGTTCTCGAGCTGCTGACGGATGTTCGCTGCGCCTGGCATCATCATGAGCATCTTCTTCATCGAGCCCATGTTGCGGATCTGCTGCATCTGCGCGAGGAAGTCATCGAGGGTGAAGTCCTCCTGGTCGGCGAACTTCTTCGCCATCCGGGCGGCTTCATCCTTGTCCCATGCCTTCTCAGCCTGCTCGATCAGGGTGAGGATGTCGCCCATGTCCAGGATGCGCGAGGCCATGCGGTCGGGGTGGAAGACCTCGAAATCCGTGAGGGCCTCGCCGGTGGAGGCGAACATCACCGGCTTGCCGGTAACGGATGCAACGGAGAGCGCTGCACCGCCGCGGGCATCGCCGTCGAGCTTGGTCAGCACCACACCCGTGAAGTTGACGCCCTCATTGAAGGCCTGGGCGGTAGTTACGGCGTCCTGGCCAATCATCGCGTCGATGACAAAGAGCACTTCGTCAGGCGAGATGGCGTCGCGGATGTCCGAGGCCTGCTGCATCAGCTCGGCATCGATGCCCAGGCGACCCGCGGTGTCGACGATG of Arthrobacter sp. JZ12 contains these proteins:
- the ffh gene encoding signal recognition particle protein, which translates into the protein MFNSLSDRLTATFKNLRGKGRLSEADVDATVREIRRALLDADVAVPVVRAFTAQVKERALGLEVSQALNPGQQVVKIVNEELVGILGGQTRRLRFAKNPPTVIMLAGLQGAGKTTLAGKLAKWLKGQGHSPLLVACDLQRPNAVKQLQVNGERAGVPVFAPHPGVSSEFEAATGDPVAVAYQGMAEARAKLHDVVIVDTAGRLGIDAELMQQASDIRDAISPDEVLFVIDAMIGQDAVTTAQAFNEGVNFTGVVLTKLDGDARGGAALSVASVTGKPVMFASTGEALTDFEVFHPDRMASRILDMGDILTLIEQAEKAWDKDEAARMAKKFADQEDFTLDDFLAQMQQIRNMGSMKKMLMMMPGAANIRQQLENFDEREIDRVEAIVRSMTPHERVAPKIINGSRRARIARGSGVHVSEVNGLLERFGQAQKMMRKMAAGGGIPGMPGMPGPGGFSGGARKGKAAAAKGKKKPRSGNPAKAAQEAAAAEARRNAQRASVPTGAAFGQQNDFDPSSLNLPKGFDKFLGK